A part of Lactobacillus sp. ESL0700 genomic DNA contains:
- a CDS encoding response regulator transcription factor — protein MAKILIIEDEKNLARFVELELKHEKYETVVEANGRKGLETALNEDFDAILLDLMLPDLNGLEIARRVRQVKTTPIIMMTARDSVIDRVSGLDHGADDYIVKPFAIEELLARLRAVLRRVKIEKEASDDTIEKKVIKFKDMTIETANRIVRRGDGKTVDLTKREYNLLMTLIKNKNNVVSRDQLLSKIWGPGSNIETNVVEVYVRYLRNKIDVPGQPSYIKTVRGTGYMVRDEDDEKN, from the coding sequence ATGGCAAAGATACTAATTATTGAAGATGAAAAGAATTTGGCGCGGTTTGTCGAGCTAGAATTAAAACACGAAAAATATGAAACAGTTGTTGAAGCAAACGGTCGTAAGGGACTAGAAACTGCATTGAACGAAGATTTTGATGCGATTTTGCTTGACTTAATGTTGCCAGACTTAAATGGTTTAGAAATTGCTCGGCGGGTTCGTCAAGTTAAGACAACACCAATTATTATGATGACAGCGCGTGATTCCGTGATTGATCGGGTTTCTGGTCTTGACCATGGTGCCGACGATTACATTGTTAAGCCATTTGCAATTGAGGAGTTACTTGCTCGGTTACGCGCTGTTTTACGCCGGGTTAAAATTGAAAAAGAAGCTTCTGACGACACCATTGAAAAGAAAGTCATTAAGTTTAAGGACATGACAATTGAAACGGCTAACCGGATTGTTCGTCGCGGCGATGGTAAGACTGTCGACTTGACGAAGCGGGAATATAACTTGCTCATGACATTGATTAAGAACAAGAACAATGTTGTTAGCCGTGATCAATTGCTTTCTAAAATTTGGGGACCAGGTTCAAACATTGAAACTAATGTTGTAGAAGTTTATGTTCGTTACCTTCGCAATAAAATTGACGTTCCCGGCCAACCATCTTATATCAAGACCGTTCGCGGTACTGGATATATGGTAAGAGATGAAGATGATGAAAAGAACTAA
- a CDS encoding DUF177 domain-containing protein: MFTISFSQVESSKAPLTHIEREVAMRPEFLERSQKLLYKVENVRLDGDAFYNEPYVTCDLHVTADLVVPSSRSLEPVTYHEDFRFSENYSEDAVSKEELEASETPIVQVEDDQIDLQTAIEDNLLLHIPTTILTPEEEDQDIYPEGNGWAVISEAEFDEGKKNQVNPAFAKLKELLDQKDNQQDKD, from the coding sequence ATGTTTACGATTAGTTTTTCACAAGTAGAAAGCAGCAAGGCACCGCTGACGCACATTGAGCGCGAAGTTGCAATGCGACCAGAATTTTTGGAGCGCAGTCAAAAGCTGTTATACAAAGTTGAAAATGTTCGTTTAGACGGAGATGCTTTTTATAATGAGCCATACGTTACTTGTGATTTGCACGTCACAGCTGATCTAGTTGTCCCGTCAAGTCGGAGCTTAGAGCCGGTGACTTATCATGAGGATTTTCGCTTTAGTGAAAATTATTCTGAGGATGCAGTTTCTAAAGAAGAATTAGAAGCTAGTGAAACGCCGATTGTGCAGGTTGAGGATGATCAAATTGATTTGCAAACAGCAATTGAAGATAACCTGCTCTTGCATATTCCGACAACGATATTAACGCCTGAAGAAGAAGACCAGGATATTTATCCGGAAGGTAATGGCTGGGCTGTTATTTCAGAAGCAGAATTTGACGAAGGCAAAAAGAATCAGGTTAATCCGGCGTTTGCCAAACTAAAAGAATTGCTAGACCAAAAGGATAACCAGCAAGATAAAGATTGA
- a CDS encoding nucleotidyltransferase, with amino-acid sequence MSVVGIIAEFNPLHSGHEFLLNQARLLAGSKDPIVVLMSGNYVQRGEMAIMDKWSRAQAALNSGADLVFEMPFSTSVEPADLFSLGSINQLAKLGVSDLVFGVEDATLNFAYLGSKIAEIPPNHMNFNDYSQTYSTQYNEMVAREVGYEVNQPNAILGLAYAVANHNLWTPLTLHPVNRIGAGHDDLLQREGVVQSASAIRNIILHEKTGAELEQWLPKTEVAQLYQQSAYPNWNLLFPFLKYRLESSSVEELRQIYQMSEGLEYKMKQEIHRARNFTEFLRYIKSKRYTYSRLRRLSLYTLLNVTQDDMLDSFNNEALFLLGYSKLGRRYLKKIRKETTANVISKVDQKNTRSGSMHLQLRVDRLVEQILQVDQNFGRRPLEV; translated from the coding sequence ATGAGTGTAGTGGGAATCATTGCCGAATTTAATCCCTTGCACAGTGGCCACGAATTTTTGTTAAATCAGGCAAGGCTGCTGGCTGGCAGTAAAGACCCAATCGTGGTTTTGATGTCGGGAAATTATGTTCAGCGTGGTGAAATGGCAATCATGGATAAGTGGTCACGAGCACAGGCTGCGCTAAACAGTGGCGCTGACCTTGTTTTTGAGATGCCTTTTTCCACTTCGGTTGAGCCTGCGGACCTTTTTTCATTAGGGAGCATTAATCAGTTAGCTAAATTAGGTGTCAGCGATTTAGTATTTGGTGTGGAAGATGCTACGCTTAACTTTGCCTATCTTGGCAGCAAGATTGCTGAAATTCCGCCTAATCACATGAATTTTAACGATTATAGTCAGACCTATTCAACTCAATATAATGAGATGGTTGCGCGTGAAGTGGGCTATGAAGTCAACCAGCCGAATGCAATTTTGGGACTAGCTTATGCGGTTGCCAACCATAATTTGTGGACGCCGCTTACTTTGCATCCAGTTAATCGAATTGGCGCTGGCCATGATGATTTGCTGCAGCGTGAAGGTGTTGTGCAGAGTGCTAGTGCTATTCGCAATATTATTTTGCACGAAAAAACAGGCGCAGAACTGGAACAATGGCTGCCTAAAACTGAAGTAGCACAATTGTATCAACAGTCTGCTTATCCTAACTGGAACTTGTTGTTCCCGTTTCTGAAGTATCGCCTTGAGTCTTCTTCGGTTGAAGAATTACGGCAAATCTACCAAATGAGTGAGGGACTTGAATACAAAATGAAGCAGGAAATTCACCGTGCACGTAATTTTACGGAATTCTTGCGCTATATCAAGTCTAAGCGTTATACTTATTCACGCTTGCGCCGATTAAGTTTGTATACTTTATTAAACGTGACCCAAGATGACATGCTGGACAGTTTCAACAACGAGGCATTATTCTTGCTTGGTTATAGCAAATTAGGCCGTCGTTATCTGAAGAAAATCAGAAAAGAGACAACTGCTAACGTTATTTCAAAGGTTGACCAGAAGAATACGCGTTCGGGCTCAATGCACTTACAATTGCGCGTGGATCGGCTGGTTGAGCAAATTTTGCAAGTTGACCAAAACTTTGGTCGCAGACCATTGGAGGTTTAA
- the rsfS gene encoding ribosome silencing factor produces MTSKEILTFVLKAISDRHGEDTIAYDMQGISILADYYVATSAGSNRQLHAIANAIVDEAHQADYYDYRIEGSSESNWLLLDLGDVVVNVFTEEARDFYNVEKLWSEGKQLEIKED; encoded by the coding sequence TTGACTAGTAAAGAAATTTTGACTTTTGTATTAAAAGCCATCAGCGACCGCCACGGTGAAGATACTATTGCTTATGACATGCAAGGAATTAGTATCTTAGCTGATTATTACGTAGCAACCAGTGCCGGTTCTAATCGGCAGCTGCACGCAATTGCCAATGCAATTGTTGATGAAGCACATCAGGCTGACTACTATGACTATCGCATTGAAGGGTCAAGTGAGTCTAACTGGCTGCTGCTTGACTTGGGCGACGTTGTTGTCAATGTCTTTACCGAAGAGGCGCGCGATTTTTATAACGTTGAAAAATTGTGGTCAGAAGGTAAGCAATTAGAAATAAAGGAAGACTAG
- the yqeK gene encoding bis(5'-nucleosyl)-tetraphosphatase (symmetrical) YqeK, whose product MTDLFFANTYSPLSSKEIIAKEKANMDASRFAHCVRVSQTAQKLAQLNHYDEDKAALAGFVHDYAKQVPVAEYREVIKSQGFDQELLNWNRAIWHGIVGTYFIKRDLQITDSEILTAVDRHTTGDIEMTTLDKIVFMADFIEPGRDFPGVEEAREVTFANLDAGVGYQLAHSLSFLAEKRDKIYPRTFKAYNVWSIKNN is encoded by the coding sequence ATGACTGATTTATTTTTTGCAAACACTTATTCACCTTTATCAAGCAAGGAAATTATTGCTAAAGAAAAAGCCAACATGGATGCATCTAGGTTTGCGCATTGCGTGCGCGTGAGCCAAACCGCGCAAAAACTGGCCCAGCTTAATCATTATGATGAAGATAAGGCGGCATTAGCTGGTTTTGTTCATGATTATGCTAAACAGGTTCCAGTTGCAGAATATCGAGAAGTGATTAAGTCGCAGGGCTTTGATCAGGAACTCTTAAATTGGAATCGCGCAATTTGGCACGGGATTGTTGGCACGTACTTTATTAAGCGTGATTTGCAAATTACCGATAGTGAGATTCTAACGGCTGTTGACCGGCACACAACTGGTGATATTGAAATGACGACCTTAGATAAAATAGTTTTCATGGCTGATTTCATTGAGCCCGGCCGCGATTTTCCTGGAGTTGAAGAAGCGCGCGAAGTAACATTTGCCAATTTAGACGCTGGTGTAGGCTACCAGTTAGCACATAGCCTCAGCTTTTTAGCTGAAAAAAGAGATAAGATTTATCCTCGCACATTTAAAGCATATAATGTGTGGAGTATTAAAAATAATTAA
- a CDS encoding nicotinate-nucleotide adenylyltransferase, with the protein MTFAKSIEKKPVVQVKEEKIPQSQGLQIGIMGGTFNPVHLAHLVVADQVLTKLHLDEIWFIPTNIPPLKDKPTVAAEDRANMLELATQDNPHFHVKLFELFRGGVSYTVDTLTYLHEKAPQNHYYLIMGSDQVNNLSEWKEPLKLAQLATLVGIRRPGYEQKAQLPIIWVDVPAIDLSSSSIRQTIAMGGSIRYLVPKPVSDYIHRKGLYYD; encoded by the coding sequence ATGACGTTTGCAAAAAGTATTGAAAAAAAGCCGGTAGTTCAAGTTAAGGAAGAAAAAATTCCGCAGTCTCAAGGATTGCAAATTGGGATAATGGGCGGCACTTTTAATCCCGTTCATTTAGCTCACTTGGTCGTCGCCGACCAAGTCTTAACTAAGCTGCATCTGGATGAAATCTGGTTTATTCCAACAAATATTCCGCCTTTAAAAGACAAGCCGACAGTAGCTGCAGAAGACCGGGCGAATATGCTGGAATTGGCAACGCAAGATAATCCGCATTTTCATGTAAAATTATTTGAACTGTTTCGCGGTGGTGTTTCATACACCGTTGATACGCTGACTTATTTGCATGAAAAAGCACCACAAAATCATTATTATTTGATTATGGGTAGCGATCAGGTTAATAATTTAAGTGAATGGAAAGAACCACTTAAATTGGCTCAATTGGCAACCTTAGTTGGCATTAGGCGTCCGGGTTATGAACAAAAGGCGCAACTGCCAATTATTTGGGTTGATGTTCCAGCAATTGACTTGAGCTCAAGCTCAATTAGGCAGACGATTGCAATGGGCGGCTCAATTAGATATTTAGTTCCAAAACCGGTAAGCGATTATATTCATCGAAAGGGACTTTATTATGACTGA
- the yqeH gene encoding ribosome biogenesis GTPase YqeH yields MDDIICIGCGAQLQSDNPKEAGYLPASRLKKALESEDEGNDIYCQRCFRLRHYNEIMPVDVDNDDFLALLNSLTEKKALVVNVVDLFDFTNSLLSSMKRFVGDNELILVGNKFDLFPLNSRESKIKDWMRQEANRVGLFPKKIFLVSAAKKKNLTNLIAYLDKKSRTEDVYFVGMTNVGKSTLLNAIIDKMGDVKNLITTSRFPGTTLDRIEIPLENGHFLVDTPGIMSENQLATHLNPQDLAAISPQKPLKPATYQLKPGNTLFLAGLGRIDYLKGEPTSFTVYVARDLYVHRTKTENADEFYQKHVGDLLTPPSEGEDLPALKDQEMHTTYKSDLLFGGIGFITVPADCLVKIYTPDKIGLGIRRALI; encoded by the coding sequence ATGGATGATATTATTTGTATCGGTTGTGGCGCGCAGCTGCAATCCGACAATCCCAAGGAAGCAGGTTATTTACCAGCTTCACGGCTTAAGAAGGCACTTGAGAGTGAAGATGAGGGCAATGATATTTATTGCCAGCGTTGTTTTCGGTTGCGGCACTATAATGAAATCATGCCGGTTGATGTTGATAACGATGATTTCTTGGCCTTGCTCAATTCGTTAACCGAAAAGAAGGCATTGGTGGTCAATGTCGTTGATTTGTTTGATTTCACCAATTCTCTGTTATCGTCAATGAAACGGTTTGTTGGTGACAATGAGTTGATTTTAGTCGGCAACAAGTTCGACCTTTTCCCACTTAATTCACGCGAAAGCAAAATTAAGGATTGGATGCGGCAGGAAGCAAACCGTGTTGGGCTTTTCCCCAAGAAGATTTTCTTAGTTAGTGCGGCTAAAAAGAAAAATTTGACTAATTTAATTGCCTATCTGGATAAAAAGTCTCGCACGGAAGATGTGTATTTTGTCGGAATGACTAATGTTGGTAAATCAACGCTGCTTAATGCAATCATTGACAAGATGGGTGACGTCAAGAACTTGATTACGACGTCGCGTTTTCCAGGGACAACACTTGACCGAATTGAAATTCCGCTAGAAAATGGTCACTTTTTGGTTGATACACCAGGAATTATGTCCGAAAATCAATTGGCAACGCACCTTAATCCGCAAGATTTGGCGGCAATTTCACCGCAAAAGCCACTTAAACCAGCAACTTACCAATTAAAGCCTGGTAACACGCTCTTTTTGGCAGGATTGGGCCGGATAGATTATTTGAAGGGTGAGCCAACTAGCTTTACGGTCTATGTTGCGCGAGATTTATATGTTCACCGGACAAAGACAGAGAATGCGGATGAATTTTACCAAAAGCATGTAGGTGACCTATTGACCCCGCCATCAGAGGGTGAAGACTTGCCTGCACTCAAGGATCAAGAAATGCATACGACTTATAAGAGCGATCTATTATTTGGCGGCATTGGCTTTATCACGGTGCCCGCCGATTGTTTAGTCAAAATATACACGCCTGATAAGATTGGTTTAGGAATTAGACGCGCGTTAATTTAG
- a CDS encoding YqeG family HAD IIIA-type phosphatase → MIFRPRYTIDTIYHLDTDVLHQMGIKAVFSDLDNTLLAWNEFETAKKMDQLNRRLAAAGVTLVVISNNNALRVGKVLNPYHIEFVAKAKKPLPFAITKKREEMGLTKKQVMMVGDQLITDIQAGNLAGVESVLVKPLIETDKWNTRINRFLEKIIFFFLAISHRVSFKETLKNG, encoded by the coding sequence ATGATATTCAGGCCACGTTACACAATTGATACAATCTATCATTTAGATACTGATGTACTGCACCAGATGGGAATTAAGGCAGTGTTCTCGGATTTAGACAATACATTGCTTGCATGGAATGAGTTTGAAACGGCTAAGAAGATGGACCAGCTTAATCGGCGGCTAGCAGCTGCTGGTGTGACACTTGTTGTTATTTCAAACAATAATGCGCTCAGAGTGGGCAAAGTACTTAATCCGTATCATATCGAGTTTGTCGCTAAAGCCAAGAAGCCATTGCCATTTGCAATTACAAAAAAACGTGAGGAAATGGGCTTAACTAAGAAGCAGGTAATGATGGTGGGTGACCAGTTAATCACTGATATTCAAGCGGGTAACCTAGCTGGCGTCGAGTCAGTATTGGTTAAGCCATTAATTGAAACAGATAAGTGGAATACTCGGATTAACCGTTTCTTGGAAAAAATTATCTTTTTCTTTTTAGCAATTTCTCACCGCGTAAGTTTTAAGGAGACATTAAAAAATGGATGA
- the rplT gene encoding 50S ribosomal protein L20, whose translation MPRVKGGTVTRKRRKKVMKLAKGYRGAKHMQFKAASTQLFVSYRYAFRDRRRRKSEFRKLWIARINAAARQNDISYSKLMHGLKVAGVDINRKMLADIAYNDSKTFAQLAETAKKALN comes from the coding sequence ATGCCAAGAGTTAAAGGTGGAACAGTAACACGTAAACGTCGTAAGAAGGTTATGAAGCTTGCCAAGGGTTACCGTGGCGCAAAGCATATGCAATTTAAGGCTGCAAGTACACAATTATTTGTATCTTACAGATATGCATTCCGTGACCGTAGAAGACGTAAGAGCGAATTCAGAAAGTTATGGATTGCTAGAATCAATGCTGCAGCAAGACAAAATGATATTTCATATTCTAAGTTAATGCACGGCTTGAAAGTAGCTGGTGTTGACATTAACCGTAAGATGTTAGCTGACATTGCTTATAACGATTCAAAGACTTTTGCACAATTAGCAGAAACTGCTAAGAAAGCTTTAAATTAA
- the rpmI gene encoding 50S ribosomal protein L35, with protein MPKMKTHRASAKRFKRTASGELKRHHAFTGHRFHGKTKKQRRHLRKAALVSRSDLKRIKQMLSQMR; from the coding sequence ATGCCTAAAATGAAAACCCACCGCGCTTCTGCAAAGCGTTTTAAGAGAACTGCTTCTGGCGAATTAAAGCGTCATCACGCATTTACTGGCCACCGTTTCCACGGTAAGACCAAGAAGCAACGTCGTCATTTGAGAAAGGCTGCATTAGTTTCACGCAGCGACTTGAAGCGCATCAAACAGATGCTCTCTCAAATGCGTTAA
- the infC gene encoding translation initiation factor IF-3, whose product MIPRNLILNDQIRSREVRLINADGDQVGVVTKTEALRQASVANLDLVLISPNAKPPVARIMDYGKYRFEQQKKLKESRKKSKSVSVKEIRLSPTIEGNDFNTKLKHAQKFLTKEGAKVRVSIRFRGRAITHKELGREVLEKMAEATSDIATVISKPKMEGRSMFLILAPKSDKK is encoded by the coding sequence ATTATACCAAGGAATTTAATATTAAACGACCAAATTCGTTCACGCGAAGTTCGTTTAATTAATGCAGATGGTGATCAAGTTGGTGTAGTAACTAAGACTGAAGCATTACGGCAAGCAAGTGTTGCGAATTTAGATTTAGTTCTGATTTCGCCTAATGCCAAGCCACCAGTTGCTCGCATCATGGACTATGGTAAGTACCGTTTTGAACAACAGAAGAAACTCAAAGAGTCTCGTAAGAAGTCCAAATCAGTCAGCGTTAAAGAAATCCGTTTAAGTCCAACCATTGAAGGTAACGACTTTAACACTAAGTTAAAGCACGCACAAAAGTTCCTCACTAAAGAGGGCGCTAAAGTTCGTGTTTCGATTCGGTTCAGAGGTCGTGCAATCACCCACAAGGAATTAGGACGTGAAGTGCTGGAGAAGATGGCTGAAGCCACTTCGGATATTGCTACTGTGATTAGCAAGCCGAAGATGGAAGGTCGTTCAATGTTCTTGATACTCGCTCCTAAGAGTGACAAAAAGTAA
- a CDS encoding amino acid ABC transporter permease yields the protein MQTWINAFSWINIRFLLLGLKVTLGISVIVMVLSFVIGSLMGILRFAKIKYVSVTVGFIVDVVRNLPLLLIIFFTYFGLPNFGFRPDVIPAAIIAMTVFESGMIAEIVRSGIQSVATGQMEGARSTGMNFAQAMWHVVLPQAYKHMVPTLVSQLVSLIKDTSLATIIVVPEMTQQAQIVYGQNANFTLPMFVALALLYFVVCFALSLVGSVVGKQLN from the coding sequence ATGCAAACTTGGATTAACGCCTTTTCCTGGATTAATATCAGATTTTTACTACTGGGATTAAAGGTTACACTTGGTATTTCCGTAATTGTAATGGTTTTGAGCTTTGTGATTGGCTCACTAATGGGGATTTTGCGGTTCGCTAAAATTAAATATGTTTCAGTAACTGTTGGCTTTATTGTTGATGTTGTTCGCAACTTACCATTATTATTAATTATTTTCTTTACTTATTTTGGCCTGCCAAACTTTGGCTTTAGACCTGATGTGATTCCAGCTGCAATTATTGCGATGACGGTTTTTGAGTCTGGGATGATTGCAGAAATCGTGCGCTCGGGGATTCAGTCGGTCGCAACTGGACAAATGGAGGGCGCCCGTTCAACGGGGATGAATTTTGCACAGGCAATGTGGCACGTTGTGTTGCCGCAAGCTTATAAGCACATGGTTCCAACACTTGTTAGCCAGTTGGTGTCGTTAATCAAAGATACGTCACTAGCAACTATTATTGTTGTTCCCGAAATGACCCAGCAAGCACAGATTGTTTATGGTCAAAACGCTAACTTTACATTGCCGATGTTTGTGGCTTTGGCACTACTTTATTTTGTAGTTTGCTTTGCCTTGTCATTGGTCGGCAGCGTAGTTGGTAAACAGCTGAATTAA
- a CDS encoding amino acid ABC transporter permease yields MINIFTHFGNQLLVGLGWTLLCSLITLVFSLIIGTSLALLQMLPSKLVHFLCRVYIEVFRNIPLLVIVMFFYLIIPLYFFKINGFTAGTIGLTLYTSAFIAEIIRSGIQSVEAGQLEGSRSTGMTYWQAMRYVVLPQAFKIVIPSLGNQFVNLIKDSSILAFVAGFDLLYQANAIASTTFDTINSYLVVGILYLLLTMPLSYYMHYLEKKLS; encoded by the coding sequence ATGATTAACATTTTTACGCATTTTGGTAATCAGCTTTTAGTTGGTCTGGGTTGGACGTTATTATGCAGTTTGATTACCCTAGTTTTCAGCTTAATAATTGGTACATCACTTGCGCTATTGCAAATGTTGCCAAGTAAACTAGTTCACTTTTTGTGCCGAGTTTATATTGAAGTTTTTCGTAATATTCCCTTGCTAGTAATTGTGATGTTCTTCTATCTGATTATCCCGCTGTACTTCTTCAAGATTAACGGTTTTACCGCGGGAACGATTGGGTTGACACTCTATACATCAGCCTTTATTGCAGAAATTATCCGCTCGGGAATTCAATCGGTGGAAGCTGGACAATTAGAAGGCTCGCGCTCAACTGGGATGACCTACTGGCAGGCAATGCGTTATGTTGTTTTGCCCCAAGCATTTAAAATCGTTATTCCGTCCCTTGGCAATCAATTTGTCAATTTGATTAAAGATTCCTCTATTTTGGCCTTTGTGGCCGGCTTTGATTTGCTTTATCAAGCCAATGCGATTGCATCGACAACCTTTGATACAATCAATAGTTACCTGGTGGTTGGCATTTTATACTTGCTCTTAACAATGCCGCTAAGTTACTACATGCATTATTTAGAGAAAAAATTGAGTTAG